One genomic window of Quercus robur chromosome 6, dhQueRobu3.1, whole genome shotgun sequence includes the following:
- the LOC126732700 gene encoding LOB domain-containing protein 36-like has product MSSSNSPCAACKFLRRKCTQECVFAPYFPPDQPQKFANVHKVFGASNVAKLLNELNAAQREDAVNSLAYEAEARLRDPVYGCVGLISILQHRLKQVQTDLYNAKKELAAYIGPQAMLPILQPPGFIPQQHHPGNPSSSGMALPYNMSPAMMGIPTGGATHSGQMMIRETQQQQQQQQQHHQHQIFEAQQLAAAVAAREQHEIYRNYEQQQQPELVRFNSGFDPAGAGSVTASGYNQMNAAAMSPSLALGTYETPYQIQTQQGAEHHHPHHQLQAQLLLQPQQTQAQQQGQQTQPQQPKSESEEGRSVGPSC; this is encoded by the coding sequence ATGTCATCATCGAACTCTCCGTGCGCAGCATGCAAATTCTTGAGGCGAAAGTGCACGCAAGAATGCGTGTTCGCACCGTATTTCCCACCGGACCAGCCTCAAAAGTTTGCCAATGTCCACAAGGTTTTCGGAGCGAGCAACGTGGCCAAGCTTCTCAACGAACTCAATGCTGCCCAGCGAGAAGACGCGGTGAACTCCTTGGCCTACGAGGCGGAGGCTCGCTTGCGAGACCCGGTGTATGGCTGTGTGGGTCTAATTTCCATTCTTCAACACAGGCTGAAGCAAGTCCAGACTGATCTCTACAATGCCAAGAAAGAACTTGCCGCATACATTGGACCTCAGGCCATGCTACCTATTCTCCAACCTCCCGGCTTTATCCCACAGCAACATCACCCGGGCAATCCTTCCTCTTCCGGCATGGCCTTACCTTACAACATGTCGCCGGCGATGATGGGGATTCCCACCGGTGGTGCTACACATAGCGGCCAAATGATGATTCGCGAGACCCAACAGCAAcagcagcaacagcaacagcacCACCAGCATCAGATTTTCGAGGCGCAACAATTGGCCGCGGCGGTAGCTGCCAGAGAGCAACATGAGATTTACCGGAATTACGAGCAGCAGCAACAACCAGAGCTTGTGAGGTTCAATAGCGGGTTCGACCCGGCTGGTGCAGGTTCGGTCACTGCGAGTGGGTACAATCAGATGAATGCTGCGGCCATGTCACCTTCTTTGGCTCTGGGAACCTATGAAACCCCTTATCAGATTCAAACACAGCAAGGAGCGGAACATCACCACCCTCACCATCAGCTTCAGGCACAGCTCTTGCTTCAACCACAACAGACACAAGCACAGCAACAAGGCCAGCAAACCCAGCCGCAGCAACCTAAGTCAGAAAGCGAGGAGGGTAGGAGTGTTGGTCCGTCTTGTTGA
- the LOC126732698 gene encoding uncharacterized protein LOC126732698: MKEIVTVQVGGFANFVGSHFWNFQDELLGLASDPSGDPVFKNDALNMDVLYRTGETQQGTLTYTPRLLSVNFQGSLGSMSSFGTLYNEVASTPPDVLTWTGNVSTHASEPRKRNLFLQRLYEEERDSLTQENATNGGKNKPQREIGDEDIVEFLENGVQYWTDFSKVHYHPQSLYEMSGLWMGVQEFDSYGIGRDTSRALQEEISERLRFFVEECDHIQGFQFIVNDSVGFSSIGADFLENIADEYTNTPVLLYAVKDPGSHMIPKSQKQVVSKNLHDAVSFSRLSSFCKLIVPVGLPSLRRSKASTFLCVEDEKPYHCSAVYASALHAISLPFRMEPLGPSADSCYVSGAVDIHGVVEILAGQARQNRVTILDVAMPAPSLTGKQVEQSFLGNLQTLTPEISEDVEDLQAVESMTIHGALGSGGHRALVSEVKDMVRAAYENATTRPRFCNLSVALCPLPIPLPFPKIFGNLVGQHGELLGSPVDSPLRGSLDVHSIPLAARLRSSSAVLPFLENRLGNIRRLGIQQGAAGAEIVRNLGYGKDELEDMGETLSKMVLELDPYSQMSSDSD, from the exons ATGAAGGAAATTGTGACTGTTCAAGTTGGAGGGTTCGCCAACTTCGTTGGCTCTCACTTCTGGAACTTCCAG GATGAGTTGCTTGGATTGGCTTCGGACCCTTCTGGTGATCCAGTCTTCAAGAATgatgctttaaatatggatgTGCTCTACCGTACTGGTGAGACACAACAG GGCACCCTTACCTATACTCCTCGCCTGCTTTCAGTTAACTTCCAAG GATCCCTTGGATCAATGAGTTCGTTTGGTACATTGTATAATGAGGTTGCATCTACACCACCAGATGTTCTCACATG GACTGGTAATGTTTCCACTCATGCATCTGAACCTCGAAAGAGGAATTTGTTCTTGCAAAGATTGTATGAAGAAGAACGGGATAGTTTGACTCAGGAGAATGCCACCAATGGTGGGAAGAATAAACCCCAGAGAGAAATTGGGGATGAGGATATAGTTGAATTCTTAGAAAATGGAGTCCAATATTGGACAGACTTCTCAAAAGTTCACTACCATCCTCAAAGTTTATATGAAATGAGTGGATTATGGATGGGTGTTCAGGAATTTGACAGTTATGGAATTGGAAGGGATACCTCTCGGGCTTTACAAGAAGAAATTAGTGAGAGGCTTCGCTTTTTTGTAGAAGAGTGTGACCATATACAG GGTTTTCAGTTCATTGTCAACGATTCAGTAGGCTTCTCATCTATAGGTGCCGATTTTCTAGAGAATATTGCTGATGAATACACAAACACACCTGTGCTGCTCTATGCTGTTAAGGATCCTGGTTCTCACATGATCCCCAAAAGCCAAAAGCAAGTGGTCTCTAAGAATCTTCATGATGCAGTTTCATTTTCAAGACTATCATCCTTTTGTAAACTGATTGTGCCAGTTGGTCTACCCTCCTTGAGAAGAA GTAAAGCTTCCACGTTCCTCTGTGTTGAAGATGAGAAGCCTTACCACTGCAGTGCAGTTTATGCCTCTGCTCTGCACGCTATTAGTCTCCCTTTCCGAATGGAACCACTTGGTCCCAGTGCAGATTCATGTTATGTTTCTGGTGCTGTTGATATCCATGGTGTTGTAGAAATTTTAGCAGGGCAAGCTAGACAGAATAGGGTGACCATTCTCGATGTTGCAATGCCTGCACCTTCTTTGACTG GTAAACAGGTTGAGCAATCTTTCTTAGGGAACTTGCAGACATTGACACCTGAGATATCAGAGGATGTGGAGGACTTGCAGGCGGTGGAATCCATGACCATCCATGGAGCTCTTGGATCAG GAGGACATCGGGCTCTAGTTTCTGAAGTGAAGGATATGGTTCGTGCTGCTTATGAAAATGCAACGACAAGACCAAGGTTCTGCAATCTGTCAGTGGCCCTTTGTCCTCTTCCAATACCTTTaccttttccaaaaatatttggAAACCTTGTTGGCCAACACGGTGAGCTACTGGGTAGTCCAGTCGATTCTCCATTGAGGGGGTCACTTGACGTCCATTCCATCCCTTTGGCGGCTAGACTACGTTCTAGCAGTGCTGTCTTGCCATTTCTGGAGAATAGATTGGGGAATATTCGTAGACTTGGAATTCAGCAAGGGGCAGCTGGGGCTGAGATAGTTAGAAATTTAGGCTATGGAAAGGATGAATTAGAAGACATGGGGGAGACGCTATCTAAAATGGTTCTGGAATTGGATCCTTATTCTCAGATGTCTTCTGATTCAGATTAA
- the LOC126732699 gene encoding protein LATERAL ORGAN BOUNDARIES-like: MSSSNSPCAACKLQRRKCTQDCVFAPYFPADQPQKFANVHNVFGASNVAKILNELNPLQREDAVNSLAYEAEARLSDPVYGCVGIISILQYKLKQIQISLYNAKQELARLSSGQAFHPTLYPPGFIPKLQHLDNPSSSSSVLPYIPTGADTHGSQLAIRETQRQLHQQQQQQHMLQMQQHIFEEQKMVAAVAAREQQEREFVRFNTGFDPAANLGSINPNGYNQRNDAAAAAMSPLALGTFENPYSIQTQVAEPQHHLQPQQGQQSQPQQPKLESKEGRS, from the coding sequence aTGTCATCTTCAAATTCGCCATGCGCAGCATGCAAGCTCCAAAGGCGAAAGTGCACGCAAGACTGCGTGTTTGCACCTTATTTTCCAGCGGACCAGCCCCAGAAGTTTGCTAATGTTCACAATGTGTTTGGAGCTAGCAATGTTGCCAAGATTCTGAATGAACTCAACCCTCTCCAGCGTGAGGACGCAGTAAACTCCTTGGCGTACGAGGCAGAGGCTCGTCTGAGCGATCCAGTCTATGGCTGCGTGGGTATCATTTCCATTCTCCAGTACAAGCTGAAACAGATCCAGATCAGTCTCTACAATGCCAAGCAGGAGCTTGCAAGATTGTCGAGTGGTCAGGCCTTCCACCCTACTCTCTATCCACCAGGGTTTATCCCAAAACTACAGCACCTGGACAacccttcctcttcttcttcagtctTGCCTTACATTCCCACTGGAGCTGATACGCATGGTAGCCAATTGGCGATTCGTGAGACGCAGCGGCAACTAcatcagcagcagcaacaacaacataTGTTGCAAATGCAGCAACATATTTTTGAGGAACAAAAAATGGTTGCGGCTGTGGCTGCCAGAGAGCAACAGGAACGGGAGTTTGTGAGGTTCAACACTGGATTTGACCCAGCGGCCAACCTGGGTTCGATCAATCCCAATGGGTATAATCAAAGGAAtgatgctgctgctgctgccatGTCTCCTTTGGCTTTGGGCACATTTGAAAACCCTTACTCAATTCAAACACAGGTCGCTGAACCTCAACACCATCTTCAACCACAACAAGGCCAACAAAGTCAGCCTCAGCAGCCTAAGTTGGAAAGCAAGGAGGGTAGGAGTTAG